The genomic region ATTCTGACTCCTTAGTTTATGATAAAATTGGCACAAAATGCTAAAATTCTgctaataaattaaaaagttaTTGTTAAGTTACTATTAATTGAACCTAAGATTGAGATAATGTGTTTTGATGTGTGCTGTAACGGTGCCTGTGAATGTGACATCATGTATTCTTCTTTTTTAGTGTATTTGAATTTTGAAAACAATATGTATGTATATCCCCAATGACATGAGGGAATAATCAAGCTCTTTTTATCTCATATTCTTCTTCTCATTCTTCTTTATTTCTCCTTTTTACAATTATAAAGTTGTTAATAGAattaaagaaaggaagaaagtaaaTATTAGATGTTCAAGAATTTGTCATTAGgccaaaaaaaataattaaagacaCTGACCTTTTTAAAGTAGAGAGGGGCCTGTTTAGCAATTTTTTGTGGCAGGGGAATGCACTCAATTAAACAGTGACGACGTTGTTGTGCCAACCCCATTACTGTTTCAAGGAACACTAAATCCTTCCCTTGTTTCGCAAACATCATTATAAGGCATTTCTTGAAATTGCGAATTTCTTCCCATACATAATTGTCAACACTCCTTGTGGCTGATTCATGCTGAAAAGGCCAACCAGACTCCATTAGAATAAAGCAAGCAGTACTGAATTTAAAATAACAGAAAATTCAACAATGTCTCATCAtttaccaaaaaaaaattaaaaatgagtttATTTCCCCTCCTAAAGCATGCAAAGAATCTTGAATGAAGAAGCATACAAATTTCCCATTATCCATTAAAATTTTGGGATATAATCAATTTCACAGAATGCAGTGAGTAATGATGAAATTCAACTATGAGAAAGAAAGATAAGCATATTGTAGCATAAAGCAACCAGATTAGACTTACCTGCATTGGTAAGATAAAACAATGGCCTGGAACAACAGGCTGCCACTGTGGCAACATCAAATACGTGAAGTTTGCAATAGACACAACAAGGTGTTTTGGCTGATTAGGATTCTCAAAGCAAAAAAGGCAACGCTCTTGCTGAGTTGCAACCTTCTTCCTAGACTTTCGGCATGGTCCATCTTCAAAATTATATTCATCATCTGCCCGACCATATTGTTTATTCTGGATTAGCTTTATGTTCTCAGCCTCCTGTCTTTTCCGTTTTCCCCAGGATAAACAATCTTGAGCTCTCCTCATTTCAGGAAGCGAGACTGAAGATGACAGTGGAGAGGTGGGTGTTATGCCGACTGTGTGATTTGTGAATTTGAACGACAACGTTTggatgccgataatcaatacacaaccaaaGTAACCTGTCGAAAGCGATTCCTCCAATGCCTTATTGGAGCTGTTTGCCAGCAACCAAAGGAAGGCGAGAAAAGAAAGTA from Hevea brasiliensis isolate MT/VB/25A 57/8 unplaced genomic scaffold, ASM3005281v1 Scaf665, whole genome shotgun sequence harbors:
- the LOC110642541 gene encoding uncharacterized protein LOC110642541; this encodes MRRAQDCLSWGKRKRQEAENIKLIQNKQYGRADDEYNFEDGPCRKSRKKVATQQERCLFCFENPNQPKHLVVSIANFTYLMLPQWQPVVPGHCFILPMQHESATRSVDNYVWEEIRNFKKCLIMMFAKQGKDLVFLETVMGLAQQRRHCLIECIPLPQKIAKQAPLYFKKAIEEAEHEWSQHNAKKLIDTSVKGLCGSVPKDFPYFHVEFGLNSGFVHVIDDERQFKSTFGLDVIRGMLRLPEEEVYRRRRHESVDAEKQAVANLHETGNLLTGQNSLTKSFKYAKFYEWI